Proteins encoded by one window of Deltaproteobacteria bacterium:
- a CDS encoding glutathione S-transferase family protein, whose amino-acid sequence MMKLYDYLPSGNGYKVRLLLSQLGHRFTLIERDIAKGETRTPEFLAI is encoded by the coding sequence ATGATGAAGCTCTACGACTACCTGCCCTCCGGCAACGGCTACAAGGTCCGCCTCCTCCTCTCCCAGCTCGGTCACCGCTTCACCCTGATCGAGAGGGACATCGCGAAGGGCGAGACGCGCACGCCGGAGTTCCTCGCCATCA